ATGATAGCGAGTTGGCCAAAATGAGCACGACAATGACCGCACAGATATTTATTTTCACTTTTATAATTAAATTTTGTTTTGTAGAAATTTTATAATCTATACTACTAAAGTAAAATTTCTACTAGGATTTTGGCCTTGATTTTTGAAAATAATTAAAAGCTATGCCATTTCCATATTTAAAACTAACAGCATTAATTATTTATTTAACCAAAATACTATAAATTTGTTTTTCAGCATTTAAAACTTTAAAATCAAGATAAAGCCAACCAAATAAACGTCAGCCAATACAAAAATCTATGTGGTTTGCAATGATAAACAACGTATTTCAATATATGCATAATTCACTAACTACTTCCTAAACCTCATCAACAATATCACATAAAGCCATGCAAAAATATATCAGCCAATAAACACTAACGTACGTCTCTATAGTTTAGGCTTCATTGTATCTTTATATATAAAGTAATTTCTGTTTTCTCCGAATGCGCCACCTAGGAAAGTTGAGCTTTCTCGCGCTGCCATAGTGCCATGTGTCCCTATTAATGAAATCCGGCGTTTCATTTAACCGCACGTTGAGATGGACTTTCTTCGTTCATCACATGTTAGGCTTCTAAAAACAACCGCTAGAAAAGTTATAGATTAAGTTGTTTAATAGTTGGGCTTCCATAATTTCACAAACCTAAGCCCATAATGATTTCTCACGTCCACCGACCCTCTTTCCAAACGATTCTTTGGAAAGCGAAGACGCCGTTGTGACGAACGATGTGCTTCCCAGCGGCTCTGGAGATCCGCACCGTTACGTAAAACGCTTGCATTCAATCACCGCTATTAATGCTCCATTAACCTCCTCATAAACGCCACCGACCCACTACTACCACCACGTCTCAATCAATACACCACCTCCTTACGAATCTACTACTATAAATATGGGAGTTCCTTTCCCTGAGATTCATCGCTTTCTTCTTCTCAATCATCGTTGTTATTCGATTTCTTCTAATCATCTGGTCGGATTCAGTACTCTCGGTGTTCCCCCTACAAAGAGTCCGCTCTCCGTTGATTAGAGTGTTCTCTGTTTTTTCAGATTTGAGGCGTCAGTGATTCATGTTATACTTATTGAAGAAAGAGATTACAAATTAGTGCTGCACAAAAAAAAACTCACTGAGATGCTTATTGGATTATGCTCTGATTCTTTACCGGCGGAGAGATTGTATCACCAAGAAAAAAGGAGGTGATTTGGGCAAATATCGGCAATGACTAAGCTCTCAAAATGATTGCTGGTGAAGCTTACGGCTGAGCACGGTGCTCTCTGCATCAGTGGGAATTCATCTAATCAAAGGCCACTTGATTGATGTTGATGCCATGATCTTCCACGTGTTATAATGGTTATGACTTATGAGTATGGATATGGGCTTCAGATTAATTATGGCATTTAGTTTGTCGCTAACATGCTCAATATTTTTTTTTTGTAAAAGTACATGTTCATTATCTTTACTTTAGAATTTAGATAAAACTGGTATGTAGAAGTTCTAAGTATAAGATACATGCATATATGATCATTAGTTCTCCAGAAATTGTTATTATTTAAAAAAATCCTGAATGAGCTTTACAAGTGGTTTCAAACACACATTAAATGGGTCAAAATCAAAACACTTGGTTATTATTTTTGGGTGAGACAAACGTGTTTGAGATAATTTCTTCTAAAAAAGAATTAAAAAATTAATAAAACCCTCAACTTATTTATTTTTGAAGAAAAATCCTGAATTTATTCCATAGATTATAAATATGGTTAATTTTCAAAGATCAATGTTGGAAATGTCATGCAATCATTATTGATTTTATCCAAAGCCGCTCTGGATCCCTAGGTCTACAAGAACATATGTATCTATTCGTTACAGACCATCCATGAGGACCATTAATCAGCTACATCTTACAATACTAAAAGTTTTTTAACTAGAGCTCTCGGCCTATCCACCTCAGCAAAAAATTCACAACCTATCAAATTGCCATGTCAAATAACAACCTATCAAATTGACAAATAACAAAAAAAATTCTTTTTATTTTGCGATCTCTCTTTTCGTTTTCTTCCTCAAATCAATTTTTCCCTTTAATATTCATCTTCTCAACTTCTTCCCTGTAAATCCTCCGTAGCTGTTTCTCCCACATTTACTTCCATTAGTTAATTTACCAAGCGTTATGACACTTTTAGCTTTTCCGATTTATTAATGATTGATTTATATATAAAATTGAACAATGACCAAATTAGATTCTCACTTTCTCTCACTATTAGATTTCTAGATTATGATCTTATTGGTTTCAAACCCCAAAATCAATGCGTGGAGGGATTCAGATTTGATATCCTCATGTAATTTTAAGTAAGTTCTCTCATATTGTATCTTTTCGCATGAACATTGTAATTGAGTTGTTTGTGTGTATGTCTTTTTTGTAGATTGTGGATCACTGGATCAACATGGGTTTGCAAGGGAAAAAATCTGGGTAATCGATGACAATTTACCTCCATGAGTTCATAAAATCATCATTAGTTGATCTTCATCTCAAACCATCAGAAGAGGACTTAAAGCAATGGTTTGACAGGTAAAAGTAAAACCATCATCATCCTTTTATGTTCTTTATCTTTATAGATTCTGAATTTTATGTGTGTGTTTCTTTTTTGAGTTCTGGGTTTCACTTGCTATAGATGGCCACTCAACATTGATTTCTTTAGAAACATCAATGGCAAACCCTTCAGATTCTTATTTGCATATCATACTTACCTCGCTGTCTCAGATATAAGGTAATTTGTACTCTTTATAAAATATATATCATCAGCAAAATATTCTGTGTTTGATGAATCATTCAACGATTGAAGGGTTAGAAACATTTGAGCACTTGGAGAACCTCAGCAAAAAGGAGCTTTTAACAGAACAAGGCGACATCAATAACCTTTAAATCTGAGGTATGGATGTAATCATTGATAGTGACAAACAAGTATCGTTGGTTAACGCATATCAGAATGTTATTTTTATTTCAGATGGACCGGACTTACCTTGGAGATATCCCAAAATGGTAGCAGTTCTTGATAATGAACGGAAAAGAACACATGTTATTGGAAAAGAATGACTTCTAAACACGGTAAAGAATCATAGAAATTTTTTTTTTTTGTTATTACTAGCTCTTCACACGATATGGTTTTCATTAATTATGATAGTGATGATGCAGTTGCATGTAAACCATGGGAAAGGTGAAATTTAGGGGACGATGAGTACAAAAGCATACTTTGTGTGGATGGTTATTACTTTGAAGCCATGAGAAGATTTGACAACAGAGCAGTATGCTTTTAATCGCTGTTAAGATCAGTCTCTGCTTTGATCAACTTGAACAACAGAGCAAAGGATTCTGATTCTGTCTGTTTTGGAATCCCATCCTAAAAAAAATCATCCACTACAGAGATCATGCAGAGGAATAAGCTTGATAATTTATTTCACTAAAATCTTATTGCAGGTGCTGGCTTTTTCTTACCAGTCTTACAAGAAAGGCCCAGTTCCAAGAAGTTGAGCTGGAAAAACAGCCAAGCAGCTCAAAGAGGCGTTTACAATCTCTAGCGAAGAAACGAACAGATGTGCGGCAACAAAAAAAAAGGTTATCATATCTCTTACCGCATAAGTAATTTCAAAGATCAAAATTAGTAATATGCTTTATACAAGTACGAGTGATTTCTTATGACTCCGTTATCAGCATCACTGAAATTATGTAGGTGAAATACATGGCTGAAATATTACCTGTTCGATCAGCTCGAACTGTGAAGTCTCCTCGGTCCCTTGATTCATTTGGTTCAGTCCAGGCCGCGTTGACCTTTATAATCTTAAACCAACCAAATGGGAACGCAGGCAAAATGGTGTAAATACCACAATGTTTTCTAATTGGACCATTACACATGTACTTGGAAATGGAGAAGCATCGACTGAAGCACATAACAAGAATGAATGGGTTGAGAAAGATGCGCCTGACGTCTACATCATTCTTACAGCCTTAGCCAGTGGTGTTACCGACCTCAAACGTGTCCGTTTCAGGTACAATCATATTTTATTTCCCCTAGAAAAACATCAGTTGTAGTTTTGCTGACTCTTCTATTTTATGACAGCCGAAAAGTGAGAAACAAACGTAATAGTGGTGGCCAGATAACAGAGGAAGAGTCTACGAACAATACAATATACGAATGGTCGACAAAACCAGTACGGAAATGCCTCACTGAATAGATTTCAAGAAAAAAGACAAAAATAGCCCCTTTTTATTTTGAAAATTTTAATATTTATTTTTTATTTCTTAAAATTTGAAACTCTATCCCCAAAACCCTACCCCTTACTTCCAAACCCTAAGTCTAGATTAGTTAACCCTAGGGTACATATATACCCTTTTTGTAAATTAATAACTATATAAATTAATAAAATACCAAAATACCAATATTATTAATTTATAGAATTTTTACTGTATATATATATCTGAAGTTGGTTTTTATCCTTTTTATTAGATCAAATAAGCAAGCAATGTACCAAAAATTGAACCATAAGCACATTTCTTAAAAACAACCAATTTTTTAGTTAATTATCTATACATAATTAAAAGTCAGCCCGGTATATTTCGGATAGCAGGTAAAACAATGTTAATAAACATATTTTAATGTTCATATAATCTGTATGCGGTAGTTTGGCACTTTTTAAGAAACTATATTTCTGAATGCCTAAATAGATCTTTTGAAAGTTATTTTAGAAAATTCGTTTTGTTTAGATCCAATTTTTAAAATACTATTTTTTAAAATGTAAAGTTGCTTGGAAGACAATGCATATTATAATATTTCAACTCTTTTTCGTCGCACATACTTAAGAAAAATATTTTTATAAGTTTAAGAAAATAAATATTCTAAAATGTATAAAATTTACTTAAAACATAAATTCAAAAGACAAAATCCGCGCGTAGCGCGGTGAAAATATCTAGTTGATCTAATGACGAGATGCCTTTCCACTCGGAAAGCAGAAGCTCAGTATGTGAAAAAAAATACAAGAATATTACCAGAAAAATAGTGTCGACTTAGGGATGCATCACTTTCAAACATCAACACAAAGTTTTTATATCAATGCCATTTGTCTATACGATATTCTCATGTTATGTAGGGAAACGTTAGCAGTCCGGAGAATCTACTTGAACAAGACTGAATGGATGTAAAATAAGACAATGAGAGATTAAAGTTGGAAGGCCATCAAAAAAATCATTACACAAAATAAACGTGAGCGCTCCAATGTAATTAGATAGATTTTAAAATATTAATGAATAAGTTATTTCTTTTTCATGTGTAAAGCATTAATTTTAAGAAAATATATCTTTAAAAATAAAAATAATTTAATTCATGAAACAAACATATAAATGAAATAGAAAATAACTTTAGTTCACTTATTATTTATAACTCTACTGAATCCAATTGACTGTAATTTTTAATCCATAGACTAAAACAAAAAATGAAATAAAGTAAATAGTTTTAATTTTAAATTATATAATAGTTAGATAAATATTTAATCTCCAAAATAAATAGTAAAATAAAGTTAAAATTGTTGTGAAAATATTATGAAAGTTATGATATTCTACTCAAATAAATTAAATATTTTAAAGTGATGACAAAAAAAAAATTAAATATTTTAAAGTATATCATTATTTGTTTGTATGTAATACCATTTTCTATAATGATTTTAAATGCTTCATAAATTTATATAAAATAGTTTCTATTATAACTTCCCGCCCGTAGAGCGGGCCGACCCTAGTAATTAATATTTTTGAAAAGCTTGGTGCTACGATATAAAAACAAGGAAATTACCAAAAATGACTTAAAACTTCATTTTGCATATAAAGTGTATCACAAATTCAATTAAATAGAAAAGTAACCCAAAAGGCTAATGAAATTACAACAACCTCTTTATGACCAAACAAAAAACATATATTGAGTTTTACCATTATAACCGCGTGAGAAAACTTACAAAATGAGTACACTTTCGGAATGGTTTTCTTCAAAATTTTGATTCTTAGATATGTGAATAGAGTTTGCCGGTGATTTTTTTCAAAATTTAGATTTTTAGATATGTATATGAAGTGAAACTAACTTTTACAGATGTCCATATTTTTAAATTGACACTTATGTAATTTATCAAATTCATAAAAGAAGTTAAAAAGAAAGATTCATAAAAGAAGTTAAAAAGAAAGAAAACTCATATCAATGAAACAGAAATGAAAACGAAAACGAAAGAAATTTTTTATAGAGGTAGAAAATGAAATCACTTATGGATAGTCAATAGTAAACAAATCGAGTGCAGAAAACATAATTTTTTTCGTCAATTAACAATCGATGTTGACTATCTGGTTTTGGTGATTCGTGCTAGCCACAAAACTTTTTTTTGTGCATATGAAATCTTAAAAATAATTAAAATGAGCTGTAAACGTTAACTCTTCAACAACGATGATACAAATACATTTAAGAGACCATCATTTTTATTTGTCATTTTACAATCGATAAAAATTGTAGTGTTGCAAAATGTTAAAACTATTTAATGAGCAAACATGATTACAAAAAAAAACTCTCCCCGCACATCTGCATAGGTTATAATCTAGTTTTAATGTATTTACAAAATCCATATAAGTTTAAGAAAATGACAAGTTAATATTGGCAAGGAAGAAGAGTTACGTGGAGGAAGTCTGGTCAGAAAAGAGACAAATGACCGATTATATTTTGTGTATAGTATTGATGTGCATTAAAGTTTATAGTATTATTATGTGCAATACGTAAATTAGATAATTATACTGAAATCATTGTTCAATTTATTTAAGAAATTATGAGTTGGAAACTTATATTGAATTTTTATGTATTCAATTTAGAAAATTATGTATTCAATTGGAAAGAAAACAATAAATGCTAAAATAAAAAGTAGTTATTATTTCAGTGATATTTATACGTAATTAAAGTTTAAAGGTTAATTTATATTTGTACTTTTGTGTCAATAGCATAGATACTTCATCCCCCCCTTTTTTTTTCTTTTGTCAGTGATATTTCTTTTTCTTTTTTTTTTTGAACTGAGATATCAGTGATATTTCTTTTATTGATATATAAACAAGACGAGAAAATTCAGAGCACACTTTGAAAACATAAGGTCGTTGGATTTTAATTTTGTCCACTGTTACATAATATAATAATGTACAAACCAATCATGACTCATGATGGGCTAACGGTTGAAGGATTCATGGTAGGGTCGAAGGACTAACCAAGAAAGTCCCTCAACTTTCTTTACAGTTTCTTTTGGCAAGTTGTTTGTTTTTATCTTCTTTTACAAACAAGTGCCAACAACTGTTTTTTTTTTTGCTAAAATTTCGTATCAATCTTAGATAGGATTTTATATTTTGTTTATTTTCTCAGTATTATTTAGTTAAATAATTTAAATTTAATAAACTCCAACATAAAGGAAAGGGATTAGCAAAAAAAAAAAACATATAAGTAAAGGATAAGTGTTTCAAATATACGACACTAATTTGGAAAATTAAAAAAATAAATACCATCACCAAACTATACGACACTAATTTGATTGATTACTGATCATGAACAACGAGAGTATTTCCAAAGAAAGAAGACTTTTCAAGATTGTTTCTTGTAATGTAATTCAAGAATTAATGCACACTTAGATGTATGAGTTTACAGAGAGGTCTTCAATTCAACGAGGACTTAACTCGGTGATTGATAACTTGTTCAATGAAAGAGTACCTGCTTCACCTTTGGCTTGATCCATTGCATCGATTTTATGCAACTCGGTCGTGGTGAAAGCAGCAGTGGTAGGTAAAGGAATCACGATAGTGTCACTACCAAGCCACTGAATAACCAAACTCATTGTCGGTCTCTTTGCAACGTTCTCTTGAACACACAGCAAACCAATATGGATGAATCTCAGGATTTCATTTGTTGGAGTCCTACTCAAGACAGGATCTATGATACTGGCAGCCTCGCCGGCCACCCAACACTTCCAGGCCTAGTACATTATCATAAATCTATAATCAATCAACTTCTGAGACTCATTTGTGTGTTCAATTAAGCAATAAGAGTGACAACTATATGCTTACGTATGCGGGGAGCCCCATGGCTTCGAAGTAGTTATTGTTACTTTGACCGGTTATCATCTCCAAAAGCACAACCCCGAAACTGTAGACGTCTGTTTTGGCTGAAAGTCTTCCGTTCTTAATGTACTCAGGAGCCATATAGCCACTGCAATCATACAGCTGTAACGTGAGGGGTGATCTAATCCAACAATCTCTGACATAAAGTGACATTAATGATAATCCTAAATTCCTAATATCAAGAATCTCTCAAATTTATATTTATAAAATAACATCATCCGTGAGTATCTATGTAAGAAATAGATAGCATCCAAGTCTAATATAAATAATACTTATTGAGTTAAGAAAATTGATCAAATTCTAACTTCATGTTTAGTCTAATTTTTGAAAAAAAATTCAAGTTCTCCAAATTCTCCTTTTAATACATTTTCCTTATTGTTTATATTTAATAGTTTATATTATTGATTTCAGTCGGTTTTATTTGGCAATTTTCAATCATAATTGTTCGCGGTCCTATACTTACAAGGTTCCAACGCGCCTCCTTGTCACTCCTCGAGTCTGGTCCATGTTAAATAACCTCGCCATCCCAAAGTCCGAAACTTTAGGGTTCATCTCAGCATCTAGAAGAACATTGCTCGCCTTCAAGTCTCGGTGGATAATCCTCAGCTGAGAATCTTCGTGTAGATAAAGAAGACCTCGAGCAACGCCTTCTATGATTTTGTACCTCACATTCCATGTTAGTAGCACACGCTTCTCTTCATCTACAGATTTCCAAAGAATCATCGATACTAAAACTTTATAGTTCCAAAAAGTGCAGCATCTCCTAGGGAAAAAGGCTTACTGAAAATGAAGTGATCAAGACTTGAATTAGGGACATGCTCGTAGATAAGAATATCTTCTTCTCCTTCACTACAAAAACCTAAAAGCTTAACTAGATTCCTATGTTGGAGTCTTGTCAAGAGTGAGACCTCATTCCTGAACTCAATCTCTCCTTGCCCTGAGCCTCTTGTTAATCTCTTTACAGCTATTTCTTGCCCACTCGGTAATATCCCCTAAAAATAATTCTCAAGATGAGATCTTTGACCCATATAATGATTTTATACAAGTTTTTTTTTACCTTGTAGACAGATCCAAATCCACCTTGGCCAATCTTAGTTTCAGGGGAGAAGTCACCGGTTGCGAGTAGGACCATGCTAAGATCGAACCTCAGCATAAACTGACTATCGGAAATACAGTCCTCCCCTGTCCAGACTAACCAAAAGAAACTTATGAGCAAACATATACATTGTAAAAGCTAACTGAAAATAATGAGAGCGTACCACTGGTTTCCTCTTTTGATTTTTTTATCTGACGATAAGCTCTTATCAGACCAAGAAGCACAAAAAGATTAATGACTGTAGGAACCACAACTATCGCAATAATTTTTCCTGCAAAAATTAATCTTCTTTAATGTATATGAATCTCAAATAATTATATAGGCGGCAATTAACATAACTCCTAAAAAATTTCAAACCTTTCAAGCTAGTAACAGATATTGCATGTGCTTGTGGAATCAAAGGTCCAGGAGGGGCAGGAACTCTTGTTATATTAGCAAAAGCACCGTAAAAAGGGTAAAGATCCCACCGGAAAAGACAGCTCGGTCGACCAACTGTACCTCCTTGTTTTCCCCAAGACACATCTCTAAAATAGGTAACGCACTCTTCCAGACAACTCTTACACTCGCCTGATGTTATGTCCGGTGTGCATTGCATCATCATGTAAACATTTGGAAACTCGACAAA
The DNA window shown above is from Brassica oleracea var. oleracea cultivar TO1000 chromosome C3, BOL, whole genome shotgun sequence and carries:
- the LOC106332991 gene encoding cysteine-rich receptor-like protein kinase 38; the encoded protein is MKKIATIFLFISLLFETLNGVKAGFLCINGTLLANSSYGQNRNSVFSSLASQVITNRGFYNASLNSVHAVALCRRGYERQACINCVEKAIQLIKNICSNGVESFNWNGDDADHVSCLVRTTNHSTFQKLDLGPATLDESPLNIGSSAKNMTLFRQEWEATVNRTLEAATVNTSASVLKYYGVANAEFVEFPNVYMMMQCTPDITSGECKSCLEECVTYFRDVSWGKQGGTVGRPSCLFRWDLYPFYGAFANITRVPAPPGPLIPQAHAISVTSLKGKIIAIVVVPTVINLFVLLGLIRAYRQIKKSKEETSVWTGEDCISDSQFMLRFDLSMVLLATGDFSPETKIGQGGFGSVYKGILPSGQEIAVKRLTRGSGQGEIEFRNEVSLLTRLQHRNLVKLLGFCSEGEEDILIYEHVPNSSLDHFIFNEEKRVLLTWNVRYKIIEGVARGLLYLHEDSQLRIIHRDLKASNVLLDAEMNPKVSDFGMARLFNMDQTRGVTRRRVGTFGYMAPEYIKNGRLSAKTDVYSFGVVLLEMITGQSNNNYFEAMGLPAYAWKCWVAGEAASIIDPVLSRTPTNEILRFIHIGLLCVQENVAKRPTMSLVIQWLGSDTIVIPLPTTAAFTTTELHKIDAMDQAKGEAGTLSLNKLSITELSPR